From the genome of Triticum aestivum cultivar Chinese Spring chromosome 3B, IWGSC CS RefSeq v2.1, whole genome shotgun sequence, one region includes:
- the LOC123071159 gene encoding ABSCISIC ACID-INSENSITIVE 5-like protein 2 translates to MGSRKMASQQGRGDAGTSQPGRGDAGTSQRGQVQSLARQGSLYSLTLDEVQNHLGEPLQSMNLDELLRTVFPDDLEPDGATTSQCVPSSSLLRQGSITMPTELSKKTVDEVWKGIQETPKRSVQGSGRRKRERQPTLGEMTLEDFLVQAGVVSQGFLKDTSDVGNLGLMGRGATAAGATDLTSGAQWLGQYQQQIAASAINTHQHVQQIVPAAYMPIQLVPQPLNVVGPGATLGSAYSDGQSTSPMISPISDSQTPGRKRGVSGDVPNKFVERRQKRMIKNRESAARSRARKQAYTNELENKVSRLEEENERLKKQKELNMMLCSVPLPEPKYQLRRTCSAAF, encoded by the exons ATGGGGAGTCGGAAAATGGCGTCACAGCAGGGGCGTGGCGACGCCGGCACGTCACAGCCGGGGCGCGGCGACGCCGGCACATCGCAGCGCGGCCAGGTGCAGAGCCTGGCGAGGCAGGGGTCTCTGTACAGCCTCACCCTCGACGAGGTGCAGAACCATCTGGGAGAGCCCCTGCAGAGCATGAACCTCGACGAGCTGCTCAGGACCGTGTTTCCTGACGACCTGGAGCCCGATGGCGCGACCACCAGCCAGTGTGTGCCGAGCTCAAGCCTCCTGCGCCAGGGCAGCATCACCATGCCGACCGAGCTCAGCAAGAAGACGGTGGATGAGGTGTGGAAGGGCATCCAGGAGACACCCAAGAGGAGTGTCCAGGGGAGTGGTCGGCGCAAGCGGGAGAGGCAGCCCACGCTCGGGGAGATGACACTCGAGGATTTCTTGGTCCAAGCAGGGGTTGTTTCCCAGGGATTTCTCAAGGACACGAGCGATGTTGGCAATTTGGGTCTGATGGGGAGAGGTGCCACAGCAGCTGGAGCCACCGATTTGACATCTGGGGCACAGTGGTTAGGCCAGTACCAGCAGCAGATTGCAgcttcagccatcaacactcaTCAGCATGTGCAACAAATTGTGCCAGCTGCTTATATGCCCATTCAGTTAGTCCCTCAGCCACTGAATGTTGTTGGCCCTGGTGCCACTCTGGGGTCTGCTTACTCTGATGGACAGAGTACATCACCAATGATCAGTCCAATCTCTGATTCTCAGACACCTGGGAGAAAGCGTGGTGTATCAGGAGATGTCCCCAATAAGTTTGTGGAGAGAAGGCAGAAGAGGATGATCAAGAATAGGGAGTCGGCTGCCCGTTCAAGGGCTAGGAAGCAG GCCTACACTAATGAACTCGAAAACAAGGTATCCCGTTTGGAAGAGGAGAATGAGAGGCTAAAGAAGCAAAAG GAGTTGAACATGATGCTTTGCTCGGTGCCTCTACCAGAACCCAAGTACCAACTCAGGAGAACATGCTCGGCCGCTTTCTGA